A stretch of the Amycolatopsis sp. BJA-103 genome encodes the following:
- a CDS encoding neocarzinostatin apoprotein domain-containing protein translates to MKSSSLAVKGALVALIAVLGLGSTFFAAAARESDWTLTVSPSTNLAAEQIVSVGIGGFTPNRQTMLLECTIEGDCYTIGYPISDANGGISTTATVFRYLSWDELDYDCKAPGGGCEVVAADLDTGELKKVPLTFH, encoded by the coding sequence ATGAAATCATCGAGTCTTGCCGTCAAGGGTGCGCTTGTCGCCCTGATCGCCGTGCTGGGCCTCGGTAGCACGTTCTTTGCCGCAGCGGCAAGGGAATCGGACTGGACGCTGACCGTTTCGCCGTCGACGAATCTCGCCGCGGAGCAAATCGTCAGTGTCGGCATCGGTGGCTTCACGCCGAATCGGCAGACGATGCTGCTCGAATGCACGATAGAGGGAGACTGTTACACCATCGGATACCCGATTTCGGATGCGAACGGTGGTATATCGACCACGGCCACGGTCTTCCGATATCTGTCCTGGGACGAGCTGGACTACGATTGCAAGGCTCCGGGCGGAGGATGCGAGGTCGTCGCCGCCGATCTTGACACGGGCGAGCTGAAGAAGGTGCCACTTACCTTCCACTAG
- a CDS encoding DUF1152 domain-containing protein, whose translation MFSLTEPPLFARLKSASNVLLAGAGGGFDVYAALPLAFALRAQGKRVHLANLSFSELARLDLDDWVAPDVAAVGADSVGSDDYFPERTLARWLRDQGLPSTVHAFPRTGVRRLRAAYRALVRHLGVDAIVLVDGGTDILMRGDESGLGTPEEDMTSLAAVSAIEDVDRLVACLGFGIDSYHGVCHSHVLENLAALDRAGGYLGALSIPSASPEAQAYRDAVAHAQAATPIRPSIVNGQIAAALRGEFGNVAFTSRTAGSELFVNPLMGMYFTVDLRMLAASVGYLDRLRDTETMLDVARAITDHRDTVLLRPGQAFPH comes from the coding sequence GTGTTCTCTTTGACGGAGCCGCCGTTGTTCGCCCGGTTGAAATCGGCGTCGAATGTCCTTCTGGCCGGGGCAGGTGGCGGATTCGACGTCTACGCGGCTCTGCCGCTGGCCTTCGCGTTACGAGCCCAAGGCAAGCGGGTGCACCTGGCGAACCTGTCGTTCAGCGAACTCGCGCGACTCGATCTGGACGACTGGGTGGCACCGGACGTCGCGGCCGTCGGGGCCGACAGCGTGGGCAGCGACGACTACTTCCCCGAACGCACGCTCGCCCGGTGGCTACGCGATCAGGGCCTGCCATCGACGGTGCACGCGTTCCCCCGCACCGGGGTCCGGCGGTTGCGGGCGGCCTATCGCGCGCTCGTGCGGCATCTGGGCGTGGACGCGATCGTGCTGGTGGACGGCGGCACGGACATCCTCATGCGCGGCGACGAGTCCGGGCTCGGGACGCCCGAAGAGGACATGACCAGCCTTGCCGCCGTCTCCGCGATCGAGGACGTCGACAGGCTCGTGGCGTGCCTGGGTTTCGGGATCGACTCCTATCACGGCGTGTGCCACTCCCACGTGCTGGAGAACCTGGCCGCGCTCGACCGGGCCGGTGGCTACCTGGGAGCGCTGTCGATCCCTTCCGCGTCACCGGAAGCGCAGGCCTACCGGGATGCCGTCGCGCACGCGCAAGCGGCCACCCCGATCCGGCCGAGCATCGTGAACGGGCAGATCGCGGCGGCGCTGCGAGGAGAGTTCGGGAACGTGGCGTTCACTTCGCGCACGGCGGGCAGCGAACTGTTCGTGAACCCGCTGATGGGCATGTATTTCACCGTCGACCTGAGGATGCTCGCCGCGTCCGTGGGCTACCTCGACAGGCTGCGGGACACCGAAACCATGCTCGACGTGGCGCGGGCCATCACGGACCACCGCGACACCGTGCTCCTGCGGCCGGGGCAGGCCTTTCCGCACTGA
- a CDS encoding ferritin-like domain-containing protein, protein MFGKRYAASMINRSAENEQDRRRFLRAAGVTGLGVVGAGALGGLGGSIASAAPRPAVAQAAAEGVSDGAVLNFALNLEYLEAEFYLHAVTGKGLADSLTTGTGTRGGVSGGRAVKFKTKATKQYAQEIAGDEKAHVEFLRTALGSAAVSRPAIDLQASFTAAAQAAGLVRKGQSFDAFACEENFLLAAYLFEDVGVTAYKGAAPLISNKTYLEAAAGILAVEAYHAANIRTALYQHTGGLLGLGLLGRDLREASVKLSNARDSLDGTTDLDQGVVDKNGRANIVPTDGNGIAYSRSPGQVLNIVYLNPKAVTSGGFFPKGVNGDVNTSAANG, encoded by the coding sequence GTGTTCGGCAAGCGTTATGCCGCGTCGATGATCAATCGCAGTGCGGAGAACGAACAGGATCGCCGCCGATTCCTGCGTGCCGCGGGGGTGACCGGGCTGGGTGTCGTCGGAGCGGGCGCTCTCGGCGGCCTGGGCGGCTCCATCGCGTCCGCTGCTCCGCGCCCGGCCGTCGCACAGGCTGCGGCCGAGGGGGTCAGCGACGGCGCGGTGCTCAATTTCGCGCTCAACCTCGAGTACCTCGAAGCCGAATTCTACCTGCACGCCGTCACCGGAAAGGGGCTCGCCGACTCGCTGACCACCGGTACCGGTACCCGGGGCGGGGTCAGCGGCGGGCGGGCGGTGAAGTTCAAGACGAAGGCCACGAAGCAGTACGCCCAGGAGATCGCCGGGGACGAGAAGGCGCACGTCGAATTCCTGCGCACCGCGCTCGGATCCGCGGCGGTGAGCCGTCCGGCGATCGACCTGCAGGCCAGCTTCACCGCGGCCGCACAGGCGGCGGGCCTGGTCCGCAAGGGACAGAGTTTCGACGCGTTCGCCTGCGAGGAGAACTTCCTCCTGGCGGCGTACCTGTTCGAAGACGTCGGCGTCACCGCTTACAAGGGCGCCGCGCCGCTGATCAGCAACAAGACTTATCTCGAGGCCGCGGCCGGGATCCTCGCTGTCGAGGCCTATCACGCCGCGAACATCCGCACCGCGCTCTACCAGCACACCGGCGGCCTCCTCGGCCTCGGCTTGCTCGGCCGGGACCTCCGCGAAGCCAGCGTCAAACTCTCCAACGCCCGAGACAGCCTCGACGGCACCACCGACCTCGACCAAGGCGTCGTCGACAAGAACGGCCGGGCCAACATCGTGCCCACCGACGGCAACGGCATCGCCTACAGCCGTTCCCCCGGGCAGGTCCTCAACATCGTCTACCTGAACCCGAAGGCCGTCACCTCCGGCGGGTTCTTCCCCAAGGGCGTCAACGGCGACGTCAACACCAGCGCCGCCAACGGCTGA
- a CDS encoding response regulator transcription factor yields the protein MRIVIAEDLLLLRDGLVRMLTDTGHTVVAAVATAPELEAAVAEHVPDLSIVDVRMPPGFRDEGLRAALAIRRRAPKTPILILSQYVERAYAAELIADGNGAVGYLLKDRVTALDEFLDAVERVAAGGTAMDPEVVRQLFARNNGDHGIATLTAREREVLGLIAQGHSNSAICSELVLAPASVEKHISNILAKLDLPPADDSHRRVRAVLAYLNH from the coding sequence ATGCGCATCGTGATCGCCGAAGACCTTCTGCTGCTGCGTGACGGGTTGGTGCGGATGCTCACCGATACCGGGCACACCGTCGTCGCCGCGGTCGCCACCGCCCCCGAACTCGAGGCCGCGGTGGCCGAACACGTGCCCGATCTGTCCATAGTGGACGTCCGGATGCCACCGGGTTTCCGTGACGAGGGACTGCGCGCCGCGCTCGCCATCCGCCGCCGTGCACCGAAGACACCGATCCTGATCCTGTCGCAGTACGTCGAGCGCGCGTATGCCGCCGAACTGATCGCCGACGGCAACGGCGCCGTCGGCTACCTGCTCAAGGACCGGGTGACCGCGCTGGACGAGTTCCTCGACGCCGTCGAGCGCGTCGCCGCCGGCGGTACCGCGATGGACCCAGAGGTCGTGCGGCAGCTTTTCGCCCGCAACAACGGCGACCACGGGATCGCCACCCTCACCGCCCGCGAACGCGAAGTCCTCGGCCTGATCGCGCAAGGCCACTCCAACTCCGCCATCTGTTCCGAACTCGTCCTCGCCCCCGCGTCGGTGGAAAAACACATCAGCAACATCCTGGCGAAATTGGACCTGCCGCCCGCCGACGACAGCCACCGCCGGGTACGCGCGGTGCTGGCCTACCTCAACCACTGA
- a CDS encoding FtsX-like permease family protein, with translation MIVKLAVASVKHRLGSFVGTLLTAFLAVALIAGSGLLLWSVLTAGPGSDRFGGADAVVAGHRSITLTTEEDKGDKVKVKTKDERLTGAEPLPSAVVETVAGTPGVTTAIADYAFPVALDLGGEPLRAPDATTVAHGWASAEVTPYPLSDGAAPRPGEVVVQGGFGVRVGQTVRVTSRSGVRELRVSGVVGGDVPGQAAVFVADSQVAEVSGLTGPTAVVVRGSEAGLTALRDRLGATATVHTGADKVTADLPGAVPDYIGAISIFGFVLGITGFAAVFVLTGTVSLAVRQRLRELAMLRTAGATPRQLRGMLRLEITLVTLVAAVPALPIGIVVAELVAARFRELGAVPPQFTVSLNVPVLIASVLAGLLVTVSATGIAARRATRIAPTQALRETVTAGHIGWVPRVVAAVVLAGGAAAVLTLVPLGGQFGMGMGFVSCSLLLCAVAALGPIAVGALTAVVSRLGAVTGVLGRLAGAMTRAESRRVVGVAIPLTLMFAINATMLLNGDILTKVTADQQAARTATATVRVAATNAPGLPLTTAAEVASLSEVTGSAATVGTRVVVDEGGKPEDYAAQGLRTTGEQALDLGVTAGELPLQDGTVAVSGPLAEARGWKMGDRPVFWLADGTRADLTVVGVYANWRGFGDLVLPAGLVAAHDPRGLVGALYLRGPADLAEKVGERWPTLAATGAADPKAGTADVQNQQAAWELMVVISLGFTAIAVVNTFAIATGARRREFADLRLAGATARQLHRMLGRETFITVIVALVLGCLISGAVVGTFSVAQDGQWRLFAEPVRYLALIAGVGLLGLVAGAVPARLVIKRRSLPALNG, from the coding sequence ATGATCGTGAAACTGGCGGTGGCGAGCGTCAAGCATCGCCTCGGCTCCTTCGTCGGCACTCTCCTGACCGCCTTCCTCGCGGTCGCCCTGATCGCGGGCAGCGGCCTGCTGCTGTGGTCGGTCCTGACCGCGGGCCCGGGCTCCGATCGCTTCGGGGGTGCCGACGCCGTGGTCGCCGGGCACCGCTCGATCACCCTGACCACCGAGGAGGACAAGGGCGACAAGGTCAAGGTCAAGACGAAGGACGAGCGGCTCACCGGCGCGGAACCACTGCCGTCCGCCGTCGTCGAAACGGTCGCCGGCACTCCCGGTGTGACCACGGCGATCGCGGACTACGCGTTCCCGGTCGCGCTCGACCTCGGTGGCGAACCGCTCCGCGCACCGGACGCCACCACCGTGGCGCACGGCTGGGCGTCCGCCGAAGTGACCCCGTATCCGCTGAGCGACGGCGCCGCACCGCGACCCGGCGAAGTCGTGGTCCAGGGCGGGTTCGGTGTCCGTGTCGGGCAGACGGTGCGAGTGACCAGCCGCTCCGGGGTCCGCGAGCTTCGGGTCAGCGGTGTGGTCGGCGGCGACGTTCCGGGCCAGGCGGCGGTGTTCGTCGCGGATTCCCAGGTCGCCGAGGTGTCCGGGTTGACCGGGCCCACCGCCGTCGTGGTCCGCGGTTCGGAGGCCGGTCTCACCGCCTTGCGGGATCGGCTCGGTGCCACGGCGACCGTCCACACCGGAGCGGACAAGGTGACCGCCGATCTCCCCGGCGCGGTGCCCGACTACATCGGCGCCATCTCGATCTTCGGTTTCGTCCTCGGTATCACCGGGTTCGCGGCGGTGTTCGTGCTCACCGGAACGGTGTCGCTCGCGGTCCGGCAACGGCTGCGCGAACTGGCGATGCTGCGCACGGCCGGTGCCACCCCGAGGCAGCTGCGCGGCATGCTGCGCCTGGAGATCACGCTCGTGACCCTGGTCGCGGCCGTTCCCGCACTGCCGATCGGGATCGTGGTGGCGGAACTGGTGGCCGCCCGGTTCCGGGAGCTCGGCGCGGTACCGCCGCAGTTCACCGTGTCGCTGAACGTGCCGGTGCTGATCGCCTCGGTACTGGCAGGTCTGCTGGTGACGGTGTCCGCCACCGGCATCGCGGCCCGCCGGGCGACGCGGATCGCGCCGACCCAGGCACTCCGGGAAACGGTCACCGCGGGCCACATCGGCTGGGTGCCGCGGGTGGTGGCCGCGGTCGTACTGGCCGGTGGCGCGGCCGCGGTGCTGACCCTGGTCCCGCTCGGCGGCCAGTTCGGCATGGGCATGGGCTTCGTCTCGTGTTCGCTGCTGCTCTGCGCGGTCGCCGCGCTCGGGCCGATCGCGGTCGGCGCGCTGACCGCCGTGGTGTCCCGGCTGGGCGCCGTCACCGGGGTGCTCGGCCGTCTCGCCGGCGCGATGACCCGCGCCGAGAGCCGCCGGGTCGTCGGGGTCGCCATCCCGCTGACCCTGATGTTCGCGATCAACGCCACGATGCTGCTCAACGGCGACATCCTGACCAAGGTCACCGCCGATCAGCAGGCCGCGCGGACCGCGACGGCGACCGTGCGGGTAGCCGCCACCAACGCGCCGGGCCTGCCGCTGACGACCGCGGCCGAGGTCGCCTCACTGTCCGAGGTGACGGGGTCCGCGGCGACCGTCGGCACCCGTGTGGTCGTCGACGAGGGCGGCAAACCGGAGGACTACGCGGCCCAGGGCCTGCGGACCACCGGCGAGCAGGCACTCGATCTCGGCGTCACCGCGGGCGAACTGCCGCTGCAGGACGGGACGGTCGCGGTGAGCGGCCCGCTCGCCGAGGCACGTGGCTGGAAGATGGGCGACCGGCCGGTGTTCTGGCTGGCCGACGGCACCCGGGCCGACCTGACCGTGGTCGGTGTCTACGCGAACTGGCGCGGCTTCGGTGACCTCGTCCTGCCCGCCGGACTCGTGGCCGCCCACGACCCCCGCGGTCTCGTCGGTGCCTTGTACCTGCGAGGCCCGGCGGACCTGGCCGAAAAGGTCGGCGAGCGGTGGCCGACGCTCGCGGCGACCGGCGCCGCGGACCCGAAGGCGGGCACGGCGGACGTCCAGAACCAGCAGGCCGCCTGGGAGCTGATGGTGGTCATCTCGCTCGGCTTCACCGCGATCGCCGTGGTCAACACCTTCGCCATCGCCACCGGCGCCCGTCGCCGCGAGTTCGCCGATCTGCGGCTGGCCGGCGCCACGGCACGCCAGCTGCACCGGATGCTCGGCCGGGAAACGTTCATCACCGTCATCGTCGCGCTCGTGCTCGGCTGCTTGATCAGCGGTGCGGTGGTGGGCACGTTCAGCGTCGCGCAGGACGGGCAGTGGCGGCTGTTCGCCGAACCGGTGCGGTATCTGGCTTTGATCGCCGGGGTCGGTCTGCTCGGTCTGGTCGCCGGGGCGGTCCCCGCCCGCTTGGTGATCAAACGCCGGTCACTGCCCGCTCTCAACGGCTAA
- a CDS encoding cobalamin B12-binding domain-containing protein — MADDATRRPRDALLRAAVSGDETAARKAALAGLDAGLGAETVLLEIIGGAQRRIGEQWATNRLTVAQEHAATAINERVIVSLGIAVGRPRPHLPRVVVACVDGEWHVLAARLLAEVLILRGFQVDFLGGQVPPPHLIAHVRSTKPQMVALSGSLAPRLPTAHTTVCACHGAGTAVVIGGSAFGPDGRYASMLGADLWAPGPREAAVELARALPVSPRDTHRPIEDLPHLADQEYTLVTRLRPRLVRAMRTVLDVFPRDHDDRAWFRDSLTQIVDFLGAAVYVGESRPFAEHLEWLEGFLAARGITDGFLSPVLDTLAEELRDFPRTLRILSEVRREVPGR; from the coding sequence ATGGCTGATGACGCGACGCGAAGGCCGAGAGACGCGCTGCTGCGGGCAGCGGTGTCAGGGGACGAGACGGCCGCGAGGAAGGCCGCGCTGGCGGGCCTGGACGCGGGGCTGGGGGCCGAGACCGTCCTGCTGGAGATCATCGGCGGGGCGCAGCGCCGGATAGGCGAACAGTGGGCCACGAACCGGCTCACGGTCGCCCAGGAGCACGCCGCCACGGCGATCAACGAGCGGGTCATCGTCAGCCTCGGCATCGCCGTCGGCCGTCCCCGGCCGCATCTGCCCCGCGTCGTGGTGGCGTGTGTGGATGGGGAATGGCACGTACTGGCGGCCCGCTTGCTGGCCGAAGTGCTGATATTGCGTGGTTTCCAGGTCGACTTCCTCGGCGGGCAAGTGCCCCCGCCGCATTTGATCGCGCACGTGAGGAGCACCAAGCCGCAGATGGTGGCGCTGTCCGGTTCCCTGGCGCCTCGTCTGCCGACAGCGCATACGACCGTTTGTGCCTGCCACGGCGCCGGAACGGCCGTCGTGATCGGCGGCAGCGCCTTCGGCCCGGACGGGCGTTACGCGTCGATGCTCGGCGCGGACCTGTGGGCGCCGGGCCCGCGCGAGGCCGCGGTCGAGCTCGCGCGGGCACTTCCGGTGAGTCCCCGTGACACCCATCGGCCGATCGAGGATCTGCCCCATTTGGCGGACCAGGAGTACACGCTCGTGACGCGGCTCCGACCGCGGCTGGTGCGCGCCATGCGAACCGTGCTCGACGTCTTCCCCCGCGACCACGATGACCGCGCCTGGTTTCGCGACAGCTTGACGCAGATCGTCGACTTCCTCGGCGCGGCGGTCTATGTCGGCGAATCGCGGCCGTTCGCCGAACATCTCGAATGGCTCGAAGGGTTTCTGGCGGCGCGGGGGATCACCGACGGGTTTCTGAGCCCGGTTCTCGATACCTTGGCCGAGGAACTACGGGACTTTCCCCGCACTCTTCGGATCCTGTCGGAGGTACGTCGTGAGGTGCCCGGCCGGTAG
- a CDS encoding SMI1/KNR4 family protein, whose protein sequence is MATLDDLVRLVTPSETPVGFGDWRAVEVELGLVLPADFKELAARYGAGDFDDIYLLSPDDLAGSARDLLGMAGGFRDEWPEAVPFPLWPEPGGVLEWARTGNGDSLCWLTGGEPDDWTTVVWNPRAGAVFRPASR, encoded by the coding sequence GTGGCGACACTTGATGATCTGGTCCGGTTGGTCACGCCGTCGGAGACCCCGGTCGGTTTCGGCGACTGGCGGGCGGTCGAGGTCGAGCTCGGGCTCGTCCTGCCGGCTGACTTCAAGGAGCTGGCTGCTCGTTATGGAGCGGGAGATTTCGATGACATCTATCTGCTGAGCCCCGACGATCTCGCCGGGAGCGCGCGTGATCTCCTCGGAATGGCCGGGGGCTTTCGAGACGAGTGGCCGGAAGCGGTGCCGTTCCCGCTATGGCCGGAACCCGGTGGCGTACTGGAGTGGGCCCGTACCGGTAACGGCGACTCGTTGTGCTGGCTCACCGGCGGCGAGCCCGACGACTGGACGACCGTGGTGTGGAACCCGCGCGCCGGTGCCGTGTTTCGACCCGCATCGCGATGA
- a CDS encoding sensor histidine kinase gives MIRRGAGALAYLLTSLVLGPATFVWALVTTLVSGVLSFTYLGPPAFLAVTWATRRITTLERLRAGLVLGRAVESPYDPLPRAHPWARGRAVIRDPATWRDLAWLLLLPLAGVAGLAGALIAVVDLGAIVAPLWLWAVPNPYLPPIVDWLFNTVGGRFALTVIGLALAPAVWWLVVTMARLQARLAATLLEPGPRARLARRARELFATRRRVVDVQAAELQRIERDLHDGAQARMVAAGMTLALADRKMRISGQPAMDDVRTARRQLDEALAELRRLVRGIHPPILTDRGLVAALAALAGDAPLPIGIEAGALGEIPSSVESAAYFLTAESISNVVKHAAADSCTVTISQSPGLLTVRIRDDGQGGADPLGSGLDGLRRRIEALDGTLSITSPVGGPTVIHAELPCAS, from the coding sequence ATGATCCGCCGCGGGGCCGGCGCACTGGCCTACCTGCTGACCAGCCTGGTGCTGGGGCCCGCCACCTTCGTGTGGGCCCTGGTCACCACGCTGGTCAGCGGCGTGCTCTCGTTCACCTACCTCGGTCCGCCCGCGTTCCTCGCGGTGACGTGGGCGACCCGCCGGATCACCACGCTCGAACGCCTGCGAGCGGGCCTGGTCCTCGGCAGGGCGGTCGAATCCCCCTACGATCCGTTGCCGCGTGCCCACCCGTGGGCGCGCGGCCGCGCGGTGATCCGGGATCCGGCGACCTGGCGAGACCTCGCGTGGCTGCTTCTGTTGCCGCTGGCCGGGGTCGCGGGGCTGGCAGGCGCACTCATCGCGGTGGTCGACCTCGGCGCGATCGTCGCGCCGCTGTGGCTGTGGGCGGTGCCCAACCCTTATCTGCCGCCGATCGTGGACTGGCTGTTCAACACCGTCGGCGGCCGGTTCGCGCTCACCGTGATCGGGCTGGCGCTGGCACCCGCGGTGTGGTGGCTCGTCGTCACGATGGCCCGGCTGCAGGCCCGGCTGGCGGCGACCCTGCTCGAACCGGGGCCGCGGGCCCGGCTCGCCCGGCGGGCCCGCGAACTGTTCGCCACCCGCCGCCGCGTGGTGGACGTGCAGGCCGCCGAACTCCAGCGGATCGAACGCGACCTGCACGACGGCGCGCAGGCGAGAATGGTGGCCGCCGGGATGACCCTCGCGCTGGCGGACCGCAAGATGCGCATCTCCGGCCAGCCCGCGATGGACGACGTGCGAACCGCGCGCAGGCAACTCGACGAGGCCTTGGCCGAACTGCGCAGGCTGGTGCGCGGCATCCACCCGCCGATCCTCACCGACCGGGGACTGGTCGCCGCGCTCGCGGCCTTGGCGGGCGACGCGCCGCTCCCCATCGGAATCGAAGCGGGAGCACTCGGCGAAATCCCGTCGTCGGTCGAGTCGGCCGCCTACTTCCTGACCGCCGAGTCGATCTCCAACGTCGTCAAGCACGCCGCCGCGGATTCGTGCACCGTGACCATCAGCCAGTCCCCCGGCCTGCTCACGGTCAGGATCCGCGACGACGGCCAAGGCGGCGCCGACCCGCTCGGGTCCGGTTTGGACGGTCTGCGCCGTCGGATCGAAGCACTCGACGGCACCCTGTCGATCACCAGTCCGGTCGGTGGCCCGACCGTCATCCACGCGGAGCTGCCATGCGCATCGTGA
- a CDS encoding amidohydrolase family protein, whose protein sequence is MGTPDLFEHAYTAAVSEELPPDPVAQERPGRELRLRRAPSAAIALGGCVVTPDRAIDPGYVVIEDGVVRAVEPVAPEAVEVIDTGGVIVPGLIDLHGHPEFNVFAAWEPPQSYVNRYAWRGSELYAKLVRGPQNLLLEKLSPWTQLRYAEIRALVGGVTAIQGAGQQASRYQDEALVRNVDKWIFGGQVGRAMIDLPSGTRGADSLTSILRGISAGTVKAFYLHLAEGKPSNSRSATEFDTLVELGGLTPATVIIHGTALSETQLGDAHDAGAKLVWSPQSNLRLYGETTRAAHAVRLGMPVGLGADWLPSGSSSLLAEMKVARRSLATQTGHDPGARKLVDMVTRDAARIAGLEDMLGTIAAGRPADLAVFERHHDDPWENVATADPSHVQLVLIGGDIAYGHHDLVHRLVGHDAADDFESLLAWGKPMLLDTGYQARPGEAAPPRLSALRTELISAYPQVGPIFA, encoded by the coding sequence ATGGGTACTCCGGACCTGTTCGAGCACGCCTACACGGCAGCCGTGTCCGAGGAACTGCCACCGGATCCGGTGGCGCAGGAGCGGCCAGGTCGCGAACTGAGGCTACGGCGAGCGCCGTCGGCGGCGATCGCGCTCGGCGGATGTGTGGTGACGCCGGACAGGGCGATCGATCCCGGCTACGTGGTGATCGAAGACGGGGTCGTCCGGGCCGTCGAGCCTGTCGCGCCCGAGGCCGTGGAAGTGATCGACACCGGCGGCGTGATCGTTCCCGGGTTGATCGACCTGCACGGCCATCCCGAGTTCAACGTGTTCGCCGCGTGGGAACCGCCGCAGTCGTACGTCAACCGGTACGCCTGGCGGGGCAGCGAGCTCTACGCGAAACTCGTTCGTGGGCCACAAAATCTGCTCCTGGAGAAACTGTCGCCGTGGACCCAGCTGCGGTACGCCGAGATCCGCGCGCTCGTCGGCGGGGTGACCGCGATCCAAGGCGCCGGACAGCAAGCCTCCCGCTATCAGGACGAAGCCCTCGTCCGCAACGTCGACAAATGGATCTTCGGCGGGCAAGTGGGCCGCGCGATGATCGACCTGCCGTCCGGCACGCGAGGCGCGGACAGTCTCACCAGCATCCTCCGAGGCATCTCCGCGGGCACCGTGAAGGCGTTCTATCTCCATCTGGCCGAAGGCAAGCCGTCCAACTCGCGGTCAGCGACCGAGTTCGACACTCTGGTCGAACTCGGCGGCCTCACTCCCGCCACCGTCATCATCCATGGCACCGCCCTCTCGGAGACCCAACTCGGCGACGCGCACGACGCGGGCGCGAAGCTGGTGTGGTCCCCGCAATCGAATCTGCGCCTCTACGGCGAAACCACCCGGGCCGCGCACGCCGTGCGGCTGGGAATGCCGGTAGGGCTGGGGGCCGACTGGCTCCCCTCGGGATCGAGCAGCCTGCTCGCCGAAATGAAGGTCGCCCGGCGATCCCTCGCCACCCAAACCGGGCACGATCCAGGAGCCCGCAAACTCGTCGACATGGTCACCCGCGACGCCGCACGGATCGCCGGTCTCGAGGACATGCTCGGCACCATCGCCGCGGGCCGCCCGGCCGACCTGGCCGTGTTCGAACGACACCACGACGACCCGTGGGAAAACGTCGCGACGGCCGACCCGTCCCACGTTCAGCTCGTGCTGATCGGCGGCGACATCGCCTACGGACACCACGACCTGGTACACCGGCTTGTCGGCCACGACGCGGCTGACGACTTTGAGAGCCTGCTCGCCTGGGGCAAACCCATGCTGCTCGACACCGGTTACCAAGCACGTCCCGGCGAAGCGGCCCCTCCCAGGCTCAGCGCGCTCCGCACCGAGCTGATCAGCGCCTACCCGCAAGTGGGGCCGATCTTCGCCTGA
- a CDS encoding ABC transporter ATP-binding protein — translation MVLVQDSKDAPPRDVVELADVTKVHPGGVRALDGVTVGFGRGSFTAVMGPSGSGKSTLLHCAAGLDRPSSGRVVLAGQDIAGLREPKLTAVRRAHVGFVFQSFNLVDSLSVWDNVLLPQQLAGKRPDREWAKELLARVGLAGREKARPGQLSGGQQQRVALARALASRPGVIFGDEPTGALDLATGREVLALLRRFVDEFGATIVMVTHDPAAAAWADRVVFLADGRVAGELPAPTAEQVSARMMELTK, via the coding sequence ATGGTTCTGGTACAGGATTCGAAGGACGCACCGCCGCGGGATGTCGTCGAGCTCGCCGACGTCACGAAGGTGCACCCTGGCGGGGTGCGAGCGCTCGACGGTGTCACCGTCGGGTTCGGGCGAGGCTCGTTCACCGCGGTGATGGGGCCGTCGGGCTCGGGCAAGTCGACACTGCTGCACTGCGCCGCCGGGCTGGACAGGCCGTCGAGCGGCCGGGTCGTGCTCGCGGGGCAGGACATCGCCGGGCTCCGCGAGCCGAAGCTGACGGCGGTGCGGCGGGCACACGTCGGGTTCGTGTTCCAGTCGTTCAACCTCGTCGACTCGTTGTCGGTGTGGGACAACGTGTTGCTGCCGCAGCAGCTGGCAGGCAAGCGCCCGGACCGCGAGTGGGCGAAGGAGCTGTTGGCGCGGGTGGGGCTCGCCGGCCGGGAAAAGGCGCGGCCGGGTCAGCTGTCCGGTGGGCAGCAGCAGCGGGTCGCCCTCGCCCGCGCGCTGGCCTCCCGCCCCGGGGTGATCTTCGGTGACGAGCCGACCGGCGCGCTCGACCTCGCCACCGGTCGCGAGGTGCTGGCCCTGTTGCGCCGGTTCGTCGACGAATTCGGCGCGACGATCGTGATGGTCACCCACGATCCGGCGGCAGCGGCCTGGGCGGACAGGGTGGTGTTCCTCGCCGACGGACGGGTCGCGGGCGAGTTGCCCGCTCCCACGGCGGAGCAGGTTTCGGCACGGATGATGGAGCTGACCAAATGA